The genomic region CAGCTTTTCCAAAACTTTTTTCATAGTCATAATCTATTGAGTGGTATATTTCGACACATTTATCATCTTTAATAATTGCATCATCTCGCATCGCTTCTGTAGCTCTATTATGTAGGGTCCAAAGCATTGTCTCAGGAACTTCTTTTAGGCTAGATTTTATTTGATTATTCATACTAAACATGGTTTTGTTTTAATAATGTTATGGTTGATATACTAAAGAAAAGAATGAAAATAATATTACTCCATCCTCCAGCTATTATGATTAAAAAAGGTTGTGGGAGCAACTCTATAATACCTGAGAACCAAAAGAGCACAAATGGTGAACTAAAAACAACCCATATAGGATAGCTGGTCTTTTTGGTAACAATAAGATAAGTCAATAATATGTACGCCACTAAAGACGGAAAAAACATCATATAAAATAGCATTACAGAATAGGGTTCTGCTAGACCTAACGCCTCTTGATTATCCAAAGAAGACATAAACCCTAAATGCGGAAAAAGTGCATGGAAGCTTCCTCCATACATTATTCCAAAAGAGAGTAATGCAAAAATGATTTTACCTATTGTTTTGTACTCTTCTTTTATCGCTAAGTATATTTGATAAAAACCAATAGCATATAAAAATGCAGCTAGCGGACCTATCAATCCTCCTATCATTAATCTATTATGTTCTACATTACCTAAGACTCCTACCAACTCTTCTCTAAAGTTTCCTAAATCCTCTGGAGTATAATATAAAAGCATGTCCCCCATAAACATAAGAGTAGCTCCAATTACACCTATTGCTCCTGTTATTTTTATTTTATTTTTCATTATTCTAATTTTAAAAAAGAACAATGTTCTTTTTTTGTTCAAAAAAAATTAGACGCCTAATAACGCCTTCCATCCAGCTGTACCAAAGCTGATATAATTGGACATAAATTCACTGATTTCTTTTTCTTCTAATTCATCGTGACTAACAATTTCACCTATAGTTGTAAACATCCATGAACTCAGTGTATGCAGAAAAAACGGTGATATCTCAGTATTTAAGTTAGGGTATTTAGCCTTAATATTTTTAAGGAATTCAATAGATACTACAGTATATTTTTCAGAATAAACCTCTTTAAAATTTTCTAATGAAGAACCATAGGCATGGAACAGTAATAGCCTTAATTCATTTCTAAAATTTTTAACTAAGCTGACCATCATTTCAATACTCTTTCTCTGATAATCTTCTGAGTTAAACAGTTCTAAAGAAAGGTAATCATCTTCTGTATGCTGTTCATACAAACAATCTATGTATGAAATTAATGGTGCTAAAACAGCCCTAAAAATTTCATCTTTGTTATTAAAATAATTGTAAATATTACTCAGCCCTATTCCAGACTTTTTTGATATTTCTCGCATCGAAGTATTTTTGTAGCCGCGTTGTATAAACTCTTCTTTTGCAACAACTAAAATCGATTGATATATTTCATCTTTCTTTCTCTGCATCGGATTTCAAATTCAGTGCAAATATAACATAAAAACTTTTATTTAGAATCTATCTAAATAAAAAAAATACATTATAGTGTCAAATGAATCAATTTATACTAACTACATAATAATGTAAAAAGCATTTG from Flavobacteriales bacterium harbors:
- a CDS encoding TetR/AcrR family transcriptional regulator translates to MQRKKDEIYQSILVVAKEEFIQRGYKNTSMREISKKSGIGLSNIYNYFNNKDEIFRAVLAPLISYIDCLYEQHTEDDYLSLELFNSEDYQRKSIEMMVSLVKNFRNELRLLLFHAYGSSLENFKEVYSEKYTVVSIEFLKNIKAKYPNLNTEISPFFLHTLSSWMFTTIGEIVSHDELEEKEISEFMSNYISFGTAGWKALLGV